A section of the Candidatus Peregrinibacteria bacterium genome encodes:
- a CDS encoding amidohydrolase family protein, which translates to MEPWDLQALLKKKIDEKGGIISCHAHFDKSHVVTKETLDMCLDNMEVKWDLWKDVKKNYTHEDLVLRMSICVEKMIAQGSPITRTNVDVDSTVGMMCVEALLEVKEKYADKIQVQICSQVLEGALTDGARQYIEKAAPYVDALGGLPSRDRPREEEHMEFLFDMAKKYGKTIDVHIDQNNDPDERDTEMLARIVIKHGMQGRVNAVHACSLAAQSDEYINMVAALLKEAEMNVIVCPRAMIDGVQLRHKIAPVHNSIAPVTHLLDAGVNVALGVDNVYDYFCPFIDGNVFEELLFLIETCRFYDIEALVNMATVNARKIVIDQVAATSHLSQPKT; encoded by the coding sequence ATGGAACCTTGGGATTTACAAGCACTACTCAAAAAAAAGATCGATGAGAAAGGAGGTATTATTTCCTGCCATGCACATTTTGACAAATCGCATGTCGTAACCAAAGAGACTCTAGATATGTGTTTGGATAACATGGAGGTTAAGTGGGATCTATGGAAAGATGTTAAGAAAAACTACACACACGAAGATTTGGTTCTACGCATGTCGATCTGTGTTGAAAAAATGATAGCTCAAGGTTCACCGATCACTAGAACAAATGTAGATGTAGATAGCACTGTTGGGATGATGTGTGTTGAGGCTCTGCTCGAAGTAAAAGAAAAATACGCTGATAAAATACAAGTTCAAATATGTTCGCAAGTACTGGAAGGTGCACTCACAGATGGAGCGCGACAATATATAGAAAAAGCCGCACCTTATGTCGATGCGCTTGGTGGGCTTCCATCCAGAGATAGACCGAGGGAAGAAGAACACATGGAATTCTTGTTTGATATGGCAAAGAAATATGGGAAAACAATTGATGTTCATATAGACCAAAACAATGATCCGGACGAAAGAGATACTGAGATGCTCGCTCGCATCGTGATAAAACATGGAATGCAGGGGCGCGTGAACGCAGTTCACGCGTGCTCACTCGCAGCTCAGAGTGATGAATACATTAATATGGTAGCGGCGCTTCTCAAAGAAGCTGAAATGAATGTGATCGTATGCCCGCGCGCCATGATAGATGGTGTCCAACTCCGTCATAAAATAGCTCCTGTACATAACTCAATTGCACCGGTTACCCACCTACTCGATGCCGGCGTAAATGTCGCACTTGGAGTCGACAATGTATATGACTATTTCTGCCCATTTATAGATGGGAACGTTTTTGAAGAGCTACTGTTCCTTATCGAAACATGCAGATTTTATGACATAGAAGCCTTGGTAAATATGGCAACTGTGAATGCCAGGAAAATCGTTATTGACCAAGTAGCAGCCACATCACACCTATCCCAACCAAAAACATAA
- a CDS encoding ZIP family metal transporter, whose amino-acid sequence METISLLSTELPSSNIWLYSIVSVSIVSLISLVGLFTLSIKVKHLQRVLMFFVSFAAGALLGDAFLHLIPEASAEFGFGLSTSISILAGIVIFFVIERFIHFQHCHHIEEIQNCDSSHHEPHVHVFAKMNLIGDSVHNFIDGMVIAASFIVSKEVGIATTLAVVLHEIPQEIGDFAVLIHGGFTRTRALVMNFITALFAVLGAVLTLVLSERIGGVEEYLVPIAAGGFIYIACSDLIPELHKESSRVKLVGQFVMFLVGIGVMWLLLGQ is encoded by the coding sequence ATGGAAACGATTTCGCTTCTATCGACAGAACTTCCTTCGTCAAATATTTGGCTGTATTCGATTGTAAGTGTGTCCATTGTGAGTTTGATTTCACTTGTCGGACTCTTTACCTTGTCTATTAAAGTAAAGCATTTGCAGAGAGTTCTTATGTTTTTCGTTAGTTTTGCGGCCGGTGCTTTGCTTGGGGATGCATTTTTACATTTGATTCCGGAGGCATCTGCTGAATTTGGGTTTGGGCTTAGTACTTCGATATCGATTTTGGCTGGGATCGTGATTTTCTTTGTTATTGAAAGATTTATTCATTTTCAACATTGTCATCATATTGAGGAAATTCAAAATTGTGATAGTTCTCATCACGAGCCACATGTCCATGTATTTGCAAAGATGAACTTAATAGGGGATTCGGTACATAATTTTATAGATGGCATGGTGATTGCAGCGAGTTTTATAGTCAGCAAGGAGGTGGGGATCGCGACGACACTTGCAGTTGTATTACATGAAATACCTCAAGAGATCGGGGATTTCGCAGTGCTTATACATGGTGGATTCACTAGAACGAGAGCTCTTGTTATGAATTTCATTACAGCACTATTTGCAGTGCTTGGAGCTGTTTTGACACTTGTTTTGAGTGAACGCATCGGAGGTGTTGAAGAATACCTGGTGCCGATCGCAGCCGGAGGATTTATATATATAGCTTGTTCGGATTTGATTCCGGAATTACACAAAGAATCATCCCGCGTAAAGCTAGTTGGACAGTTTGTTATGTTTTTGGTTGGGATAGGTGTGATGTGGCTGCTACTTGGTCAATAA